A stretch of the Archaeoglobus neptunius genome encodes the following:
- the pdxS gene encoding pyridoxal 5'-phosphate synthase lyase subunit PdxS — protein MKINLEDLKFGTELIKRGFAKMQKGGVIMDVTNAEQAIIAEEAGAVAVMALHKVPADIRSAGGVARMADPKKIQEIIDAVTIPVMAKCRIGHVAEARALEALGVDMIDESEVLTPADVFFHIDKRKFVVPFVCGARSLGEAVRRIWEGAAMIRTKGEAGTGNVVEAVKHMRLINRAIDELQRIPEERIYDIAVKYASRYAELSTRVKDEMGLGNVGGRDVVFEEYTLDEITEGIYEVLIDVRDLGRLPVVNFAAGGVATPADAALMMQLGADGVFVGSGIFKSSNPPEYARAIVEAVQHYDEPEVLVEVSKGLGEAMRGLDVFKLSEEERLQTRGL, from the coding sequence ATGAAGATTAACCTTGAGGATCTAAAATTTGGCACGGAGCTGATAAAGAGGGGTTTCGCCAAAATGCAGAAAGGTGGAGTCATAATGGATGTAACCAACGCTGAACAGGCGATCATTGCTGAAGAGGCAGGAGCAGTAGCAGTTATGGCCCTGCACAAAGTCCCTGCAGATATAAGATCTGCCGGTGGGGTTGCCAGAATGGCCGATCCCAAAAAAATACAGGAGATTATCGATGCTGTAACAATACCCGTTATGGCCAAATGCAGAATAGGTCATGTTGCCGAGGCCAGGGCTCTTGAGGCGCTCGGAGTTGATATGATAGACGAAAGCGAGGTACTCACACCTGCTGATGTTTTCTTCCACATTGACAAAAGAAAATTTGTCGTGCCTTTTGTCTGTGGAGCCAGAAGCCTCGGTGAAGCAGTAAGGAGAATCTGGGAAGGGGCTGCAATGATCAGAACGAAGGGCGAGGCCGGTACTGGAAACGTTGTTGAAGCCGTTAAGCACATGAGATTGATAAACAGGGCTATTGATGAATTGCAGAGAATTCCTGAAGAGAGGATATACGATATTGCAGTTAAATACGCCTCGAGATATGCTGAACTCTCAACAAGAGTTAAGGACGAAATGGGTCTCGGCAATGTTGGAGGCAGGGACGTGGTTTTTGAAGAATACACTCTTGACGAAATTACTGAGGGGATTTATGAAGTACTTATCGACGTCAGGGATCTGGGCAGGCTCCCGGTTGTGAACTTTGCTGCCGGTGGTGTTGCAACACCCGCTGATGCAGCGTTGATGATGCAGCTTGGTGCGGATGGCGTCTTTGTAGGTTCGGGAATTTTCAAATCTTCCAATCCACCAGAATACGCCAGGGCAATTGTTGAAGCCGTTCAGCATTATGACGAGCCAGAGGTGCTGGTAGAAGTCTCGAAAGGATTGGGCGAGGCAATGAGAGGACTTGATGTTTTCAAGCTAAGTGAGGAGGAAAGACTGCAGACTAGAGGTCTATGA